From Pseudomonas sp. stari2, a single genomic window includes:
- the flgA gene encoding flagellar basal body P-ring formation chaperone FlgA — MNTQTTFFRRLTSPLRRGLCAVSAACLFFAGSPAIADAVTLPDMLIGVTQGFLEFTVEDYLATSQTEGRYEIEVKQLDPRMRMPMCDKELTASLESPGRPLGRVTVKVRCEGASPWTVFVPAQVRLFREVVTTTRPLKRAGIIEPQDVTLREHDVSQINQGFLTSVDEAIGQKLTRPTVADQVITLVHLEQAEVVRKGDQVVITARSGTLAVRMPGEALSNGGLKEQIRVKNLNSQRVIKAQVMAPGQVEVAM; from the coding sequence ATGAACACTCAAACGACATTTTTCCGACGCCTGACATCCCCCCTTCGCAGAGGACTTTGCGCGGTGTCCGCCGCTTGCCTGTTTTTCGCGGGCAGCCCTGCCATTGCTGATGCGGTTACCTTGCCTGACATGCTTATCGGCGTCACTCAGGGCTTTCTTGAATTCACCGTAGAAGACTATCTGGCTACCAGTCAAACAGAAGGGCGTTATGAAATCGAGGTCAAGCAGCTCGATCCGCGCATGCGCATGCCTATGTGCGACAAGGAATTGACAGCGTCCCTGGAGAGTCCGGGGCGTCCTTTGGGTCGTGTGACCGTCAAGGTCCGCTGTGAAGGCGCCTCCCCCTGGACCGTGTTCGTACCCGCTCAAGTCCGCCTGTTTCGCGAGGTTGTGACGACCACTCGTCCCCTCAAGCGCGCAGGAATAATCGAACCTCAGGACGTGACTCTGCGTGAACATGACGTCAGCCAGATCAATCAGGGTTTCCTGACGTCGGTGGATGAGGCGATCGGGCAAAAATTGACCCGACCAACGGTCGCCGACCAAGTGATTACCCTTGTGCACCTGGAACAGGCGGAAGTCGTTCGCAAAGGGGATCAAGTGGTAATTACGGCTCGCAGCGGCACACTCGCCGTACGCATGCCGGGCGAGGCCCTGTCCAACGGCGGCCTGAAAGAGCAGATTCGAGTGAAAAACCTCAATTCTCAACGGGTCATCAAGGCGCAGGTCATGGCGCCGGGCCAAGTGGAAGTGGCAATGTGA
- the flgE gene encoding flagellar hook protein FlgE, whose protein sequence is MSFNIGLSGLYAANKQLDVTGNNIANVATAGFKSSRAEFEDVYSATRLGSGSKVIGNGVRLANVSQQFTQGDINNTGNVLDMGINGSGFFTLSNNGSVSYTRAGTFKVDKDGYITNTDYTSRLQGYGVDSNGKIINGVLTDLKIDTSNLAPKSTSLVTSTINLNSTAPVIDDTVAAGKFDPTNTATYTKSFSTPIYDSQGNQHTMDQYMVKTGANTWKVYTLVDGRNPDATGSDPKVTAPVASTMTFDSTGKLTQVSTPPATISSDLKLTGWVPGTVTNGVWSANGASANPAGITISMAKTTQYNADTARSIPTQDGYATGQITNLTIDGTGTLFANFSNNQSKAIGQVALASFTNEQGLQPIGGTSWKETFASGIPGYDAPETGTLGSVVSNSLEESNVNLTNELVDLIKGQSNYQANAKTISTQSTIMQTIIQMT, encoded by the coding sequence ATGTCTTTCAATATCGGCCTTAGCGGTCTCTATGCAGCCAACAAGCAACTGGACGTGACCGGCAACAACATCGCCAACGTCGCGACAGCCGGTTTCAAATCGTCCCGCGCGGAATTCGAAGACGTCTACTCGGCGACTCGCCTGGGCAGCGGCAGCAAGGTCATCGGCAACGGCGTGCGCCTGGCTAACGTTTCCCAGCAGTTCACCCAGGGTGACATCAACAACACCGGCAACGTGCTGGACATGGGGATCAACGGTTCCGGCTTCTTCACCCTGAGCAACAACGGTTCGGTGTCCTACACCCGTGCCGGTACGTTCAAGGTCGACAAGGACGGCTACATCACCAACACCGACTACACCTCGCGTCTGCAGGGTTACGGTGTGGATTCCAACGGCAAGATCATCAACGGCGTGTTGACCGACCTGAAGATCGATACCTCGAACCTGGCGCCGAAGTCCACCTCGCTGGTCACTTCGACCATCAACCTGAACTCGACCGCTCCGGTGATCGACGATACTGTGGCGGCCGGCAAATTCGACCCGACCAACACGGCGACCTACACCAAGTCGTTCAGTACTCCGATCTATGACAGCCAGGGCAACCAGCACACCATGGATCAATACATGGTCAAGACCGGCGCCAACACCTGGAAGGTCTACACCCTGGTGGACGGTCGTAACCCGGATGCTACCGGCAGTGATCCTAAGGTCACCGCACCAGTGGCTTCCACCATGACCTTCGACTCCACTGGCAAACTGACTCAGGTCAGCACTCCGCCAGCCACGATCAGCAGTGACCTGAAGCTCACTGGCTGGGTGCCCGGGACTGTGACCAATGGTGTCTGGTCTGCCAACGGTGCTTCGGCGAACCCGGCCGGCATTACCATCTCCATGGCCAAGACCACTCAGTACAACGCCGATACCGCGCGTTCGATTCCGACCCAGGATGGTTACGCCACCGGCCAGATCACCAACCTGACCATCGACGGTACCGGTACCCTGTTCGCCAACTTCAGCAACAACCAGAGCAAGGCCATCGGCCAGGTTGCGCTGGCCAGCTTCACCAACGAGCAGGGCCTGCAACCGATTGGCGGGACCAGTTGGAAAGAGACTTTCGCTTCGGGTATCCCGGGCTACGATGCGCCGGAAACCGGTACCCTGGGTTCGGTCGTATCCAACTCGCTGGAAGAGTCGAACGTTAACCTGACCAACGAGCTGGTGGATCTGATCAAGGGCCAGAGCAACTATCAGGCGAACGCCAAGACCATCTCGACCCAGAGCACCATCATGCAGACCATCATTCAGATGACCTGA
- a CDS encoding sensor histidine kinase codes for MNQDEQALDFSTVIASTVHDMKNSLAMLMQAHSQWLARLPEAQRKVPEQGVIDFEFAHLNGMLVQLLGLYKLGVNQMPLQPAYHELDDFIEAQLAAHQEVFASRGIIATYEVDPLSPLGFFDRELIASVLGNCINNAIRYARESLLITVSDEAGQLVLSINDDGDGYPVEMLERQADYVQGINHSSGSTGLGLYFAGRIAALHQRNGVGGRTEIRNGGPLGGGVFSIYLP; via the coding sequence ATGAACCAAGACGAGCAGGCACTGGATTTTTCCACGGTGATTGCCTCCACCGTGCACGACATGAAGAACTCTCTGGCCATGCTCATGCAGGCCCACAGCCAATGGCTGGCGCGCCTGCCCGAGGCTCAGCGCAAGGTGCCGGAGCAGGGCGTGATCGATTTCGAGTTCGCCCACCTCAACGGCATGCTGGTGCAGTTGCTCGGGCTGTACAAGCTCGGGGTCAACCAGATGCCGTTGCAGCCGGCGTATCACGAGTTGGACGATTTCATCGAGGCGCAACTGGCGGCTCATCAAGAGGTTTTCGCCAGTCGTGGAATCATTGCCACTTACGAAGTCGACCCTCTGAGTCCCCTGGGTTTCTTCGACCGTGAACTGATCGCCTCGGTGCTCGGCAACTGCATCAACAACGCGATCCGCTACGCCCGTGAATCGCTGCTGATCACTGTCAGCGACGAGGCCGGGCAACTGGTGTTGAGCATCAACGATGACGGCGACGGCTACCCGGTCGAGATGCTCGAACGTCAGGCCGATTATGTGCAGGGCATCAATCACAGCAGCGGCAGTACCGGCCTGGGTCTGTACTTCGCCGGACGCATCGCGGCGCTGCATCAGCGCAACGGTGTCGGCGGTCGGACCGAGATCCGCAATGGCGGGCCATTGGGTGGTGGTGTGTTCAGTATTTACCTGCCCTGA
- a CDS encoding MFS transporter — protein sequence MRQIWKSFRALYFASLMMLIGSGLLSTYLALRLAADHVDGLWVGALMAANYFGLVLGGKIGHRLIARVGHIRAYSACAGIVGAAVLGHGLVDWLPAWLVLRTIVGLGMMCQYMVIESWLNEQADANQRGVVFSGYMIASYLGLVLGQLILVMHPGLGLELLMLVALCFALCLVPVALTRRIHPAPLHPAPMEPRFFIKRVPQSLSTVLSAGLIIGSFYGLAPLYASQQGLSTEQVGLFMGTCIFAGLLVQWPLGWLSDRYDRALLIRCFAGFLAIAALPLAIMPQVPLEILFVVGFLCSLVQFCLYPLAVAFSNDHVEGDRRVSLTAMLLVTYGVGASIGPLLAGVLMKMFGSQSLYAFFTFFALVLVWRIRPKAVTNLHQVDDAPLHHVAMPDSMSSSPLVAALDPRVDEQVVQEQMQTTVAPEPAPEPATEPESPVEPDAGNDNPAPDISGARP from the coding sequence ATGCGCCAAATCTGGAAATCCTTTCGAGCGCTGTATTTCGCCTCGCTGATGATGTTGATCGGCTCGGGCCTTCTTTCTACTTATCTGGCGTTGCGTCTGGCGGCCGACCATGTCGATGGACTGTGGGTTGGTGCGTTGATGGCGGCCAACTATTTTGGTCTGGTGCTGGGCGGCAAGATCGGTCACCGCCTGATTGCCCGGGTCGGGCACATCCGCGCTTACTCGGCGTGTGCCGGCATCGTCGGCGCGGCGGTGCTCGGCCATGGTCTGGTGGACTGGTTGCCGGCCTGGCTGGTGCTGCGGACGATTGTCGGTCTCGGCATGATGTGCCAGTACATGGTGATCGAGAGCTGGCTGAACGAGCAGGCCGACGCCAATCAACGCGGCGTGGTGTTCAGCGGCTACATGATCGCTTCGTATCTGGGGCTGGTGCTCGGTCAGCTGATTCTGGTCATGCACCCGGGGTTGGGCCTGGAACTGCTGATGCTGGTCGCCCTGTGTTTTGCGTTGTGTCTGGTGCCAGTGGCGCTGACTCGACGGATTCACCCGGCGCCGCTGCATCCGGCGCCGATGGAGCCGCGCTTTTTCATCAAACGCGTGCCGCAGTCATTGAGTACGGTGCTCAGTGCCGGTTTGATCATCGGTTCGTTCTACGGTCTGGCGCCGCTCTATGCGTCGCAGCAGGGACTGTCCACCGAACAGGTCGGTCTGTTCATGGGTACCTGCATTTTTGCCGGGCTGCTGGTGCAGTGGCCGCTGGGCTGGTTGTCTGATCGTTATGACCGAGCCTTGTTGATCCGTTGCTTTGCCGGGTTTCTGGCGATAGCTGCCTTGCCACTGGCGATCATGCCGCAGGTGCCGCTGGAGATTTTATTCGTCGTCGGCTTCCTGTGTTCGCTGGTGCAGTTCTGCCTGTATCCACTGGCCGTGGCGTTCTCCAACGACCATGTCGAAGGCGATCGGCGGGTATCGCTCACCGCGATGTTGCTGGTGACCTATGGGGTCGGCGCCAGCATCGGGCCGTTGCTGGCCGGTGTGTTGATGAAAATGTTCGGCAGTCAGAGCCTGTATGCGTTCTTCACCTTTTTCGCGCTGGTGCTGGTGTGGCGCATCCGGCCGAAAGCCGTGACCAATCTGCACCAGGTCGACGACGCACCGCTGCATCACGTGGCGATGCCGGACAGCATGTCCAGTTCACCTCTGGTGGCGGCGCTCGATCCACGGGTCGACGAGCAAGTGGTGCAGGAGCAGATGCAGACCACGGTTGCACCTGAACCGGCACCCGAGCCCGCCACTGAACCTGAATCACCTGTTGAGCCGGATGCCGGCAACGACAATCCTGCACCGGACATCAGTGGCGCCAGGCCTTGA
- a CDS encoding flagellar brake protein, with protein sequence MSNDDAPQPPKVLTTPLEISSNLRQLQESHDPLIITFHERSQRFQSYLIKVDRETTTIALDEMIPRDGERFLLAGESFKVEGFHEGVRIAWEYNGTLDIKESDGDRFYVGEMPSEVVYHQRRNAFRAALKLTDLVSVELGGEKLKSPIGGKLLDISATGCKLRFEGDITNRLQLGQVYDRLIAPPLFGNQPISVELRYLHFEEKLNITFAGLRFHNISGPAARNVERFVYQLQREARRFDKDDL encoded by the coding sequence GTGTCCAATGATGACGCTCCGCAGCCCCCAAAGGTGCTTACCACGCCCCTGGAGATCTCCAGCAATCTGCGCCAGCTGCAAGAGAGCCACGATCCGCTGATCATCACCTTTCACGAACGCAGCCAGCGCTTCCAGAGCTACCTGATCAAGGTCGACCGGGAAACCACCACCATTGCCCTGGACGAAATGATCCCGCGCGATGGCGAGCGCTTCCTGCTGGCTGGCGAATCCTTCAAGGTCGAAGGCTTCCACGAAGGCGTGCGCATCGCCTGGGAATACAACGGCACGCTGGACATCAAGGAATCCGACGGTGACCGCTTCTATGTCGGCGAGATGCCCAGCGAAGTGGTCTATCACCAGCGCCGCAATGCCTTCCGCGCGGCCCTGAAGCTGACCGATCTGGTCAGCGTCGAACTGGGTGGCGAAAAGCTCAAGTCGCCGATTGGTGGCAAGCTGCTGGATATTTCCGCTACCGGCTGCAAGCTGCGCTTTGAAGGTGATATCACCAACCGCCTGCAACTGGGCCAGGTCTACGATCGCCTGATCGCACCGCCACTGTTCGGCAATCAACCAATATCGGTCGAACTGCGTTACCTGCACTTCGAGGAAAAACTCAACATCACCTTCGCCGGCCTGCGCTTTCACAACATCAGCGGCCCGGCAGCGCGCAACGTCGAGCGTTTCGTCTATCAGTTGCAACGTGAAGCACGGCGCTTCGACAAAGACGACCTCTGA
- the cheR gene encoding protein-glutamate O-methyltransferase CheR → MSTGNLDFEQFRVFLEKACGILLGENKQYLVSSRLNKLMEQQGIKSLGELVQRIQTQPRSGLREQVVDAMTTNETLWFRDTYPFEVLKNKVLPEAIKASPNQRLRIWSAACSSGQEPYSLSMSIDEFERTNIGQLKMGVQIVATDLSGSMLTNCKTGEYDSLAIGRGLSADRLQRYFDPKGPGRWVIKAPIKNRVEFRSFNLLDSYASLGKFDIVFCRNVLIYFSAEVKKDILLRIHSTLKPGGYLFLGASEALNGLPDHYQMVQCSPGIIYQAK, encoded by the coding sequence TTGTCTACGGGTAATTTGGATTTCGAACAGTTCCGGGTCTTCCTGGAAAAAGCCTGTGGCATTTTGCTCGGTGAAAACAAGCAGTACCTGGTCTCGAGCCGTCTCAACAAACTGATGGAGCAGCAAGGCATCAAGTCCCTGGGTGAGCTGGTACAGCGCATCCAGACCCAGCCGCGCAGCGGTTTGCGCGAGCAGGTGGTCGATGCCATGACGACCAACGAAACCCTGTGGTTTCGCGACACCTATCCGTTTGAAGTCTTGAAGAACAAGGTGCTGCCCGAGGCGATCAAGGCCAGCCCCAACCAGCGTCTGCGGATCTGGTCGGCGGCCTGCTCGTCGGGTCAGGAACCCTATTCGCTGTCGATGTCGATCGACGAGTTCGAGCGGACCAACATCGGTCAGTTGAAGATGGGCGTGCAGATTGTCGCCACGGATCTGTCCGGCAGCATGCTGACCAACTGCAAGACCGGCGAATACGACAGCCTGGCGATCGGTCGTGGTCTTTCCGCCGATCGTCTGCAGCGCTACTTCGACCCGAAAGGGCCGGGACGCTGGGTGATCAAGGCGCCGATCAAGAACCGGGTGGAATTTCGCTCGTTCAACTTGCTCGACAGCTACGCAAGCCTTGGCAAGTTCGACATCGTGTTCTGCCGCAACGTGCTGATCTACTTCTCCGCCGAGGTGAAGAAGGACATCCTGTTGCGTATTCACAGCACACTGAAGCCGGGCGGTTATCTGTTCCTCGGCGCTTCCGAAGCGCTGAACGGTCTGCCGGATCATTACCAGATGGTCCAGTGCAGCCCGGGGATCATTTACCAGGCGAAGTGA
- the flgD gene encoding flagellar hook assembly protein FlgD → MSVTDTTSSLTMNDILANSSKKTSSTTTGGIASATNSATGGQALGKDAFLQLLVTQLKNQNPLDPQDNSAFVAQLAQFSSLEGITTLNSTVSSLAGNYNSSQALQASSLVGRNVIVQTNSVQLDDPSKGMTGSVTVPSSIAGGTVSITDSSGTVVRTIDLGSRAAGNASFTWDGKDKDGNLVKTGTYTVKANASINGTSTDMATYLPATVTSVTISQTGGELMLNLSGKGTVALSKVQTIGI, encoded by the coding sequence ATGAGTGTTACCGATACCACCAGCAGCCTGACGATGAACGACATACTGGCCAACTCTTCGAAGAAGACCAGTAGCACGACCACCGGCGGCATCGCTTCGGCTACCAACAGCGCCACCGGCGGCCAGGCCCTGGGCAAGGATGCGTTCCTGCAGTTGCTGGTGACCCAGCTGAAAAACCAGAACCCGCTCGACCCGCAGGACAACAGTGCATTCGTTGCCCAGCTGGCGCAGTTCAGCAGCCTCGAGGGGATCACCACCCTCAACAGCACCGTGAGTTCGCTGGCCGGCAACTACAACTCGTCGCAAGCCTTGCAGGCTTCGTCGCTGGTTGGCCGCAACGTGATCGTGCAGACCAACTCGGTCCAGCTCGACGATCCGAGCAAAGGCATGACCGGTTCGGTCACCGTTCCGTCGTCGATTGCCGGCGGCACCGTCAGCATCACCGACAGCAGCGGCACGGTCGTTCGCACCATCGATCTGGGCAGTCGCGCCGCCGGCAATGCGAGCTTTACCTGGGACGGCAAGGACAAGGACGGCAACCTGGTGAAGACCGGTACTTATACCGTCAAGGCCAACGCCTCGATCAATGGCACCTCGACCGATATGGCGACCTACCTGCCGGCCACCGTCACCAGCGTGACGATCAGCCAGACCGGCGGCGAGCTGATGCTCAACCTGTCCGGCAAGGGCACCGTTGCTCTGTCCAAAGTACAAACCATTGGTATATAG
- the flgB gene encoding flagellar basal body rod protein FlgB, producing the protein MSISFDKALGIHEKALGFRAQRAEVLANNIANADTPNYKARDLDFSKVLEAQSQKNANGTIALNMTNSRHIEAEGLGNGDESLMYRTPMQPSIDQNTVDAQLEQSNYAENAVGFQASFTLLNSKFKGLVSALRGE; encoded by the coding sequence ATGAGCATCAGCTTCGATAAAGCGCTCGGAATTCACGAAAAAGCCCTGGGCTTCCGCGCCCAGCGTGCCGAAGTCCTGGCCAACAACATCGCCAACGCCGACACCCCGAACTACAAGGCTCGGGATCTGGATTTCTCCAAAGTGCTCGAAGCACAGAGCCAGAAGAACGCCAACGGCACCATCGCCCTGAACATGACCAACAGCCGTCACATCGAAGCTGAAGGTCTGGGCAATGGCGACGAGTCGCTGATGTATCGCACGCCGATGCAGCCATCGATCGACCAGAACACCGTTGACGCTCAGCTGGAACAGTCGAACTACGCGGAAAACGCCGTCGGCTTCCAGGCCAGCTTCACCCTGCTCAACAGCAAATTCAAAGGGCTGGTGTCAGCCCTGCGCGGAGAGTAA
- the flgM gene encoding flagellar biosynthesis anti-sigma factor FlgM — protein sequence MVIDFSRLNSSSSLTGSTRTSAPKETAETGTSTPLNTPAEQASTAKSGESVHLSNEAQQLQKVTDKLRDQPAVDKARVAELKAAIADGSYKVDSNRVASKLLNFEAQR from the coding sequence ATGGTCATCGATTTCAGCCGTTTGAACAGCTCCTCGTCACTTACGGGCAGTACACGTACCAGCGCGCCCAAGGAAACCGCCGAAACCGGCACTTCCACGCCGCTGAATACCCCGGCCGAACAGGCCAGTACCGCAAAAAGCGGGGAATCGGTACACCTCAGCAATGAGGCTCAACAGTTGCAGAAGGTCACTGACAAGCTGCGCGATCAGCCTGCCGTCGACAAAGCCCGTGTGGCCGAGTTGAAAGCAGCGATTGCCGATGGCAGCTATAAAGTCGACAGCAACCGTGTAGCCAGCAAACTGCTCAACTTCGAAGCCCAGCGCTAG
- a CDS encoding glutamine synthetase family protein, whose amino-acid sequence MTAEGFLEGRRLQMARGVLLQCIMGGYPAARFYGSDDGDLALVADPAQIHPLPWSQEPRALAICDADELTGESSNLSTRGQLKKVIARYAALGLAPVVATELEFFVFAANTDPTQPFQPPIGLDGRREDGHSAFSVSSNNGLRPFFSEVYKCMAALGLPRDTFMHEMGVSQFEINLLHGDPLLLADQTFLFKHLLKEVALKHGLTVVCMAKPLAQTPGSSMHIHQSIVEIGSGKNVFSDENGQPTAMFRHFIGGQQAGMADFTALFAPNVNSYQRLCHPFASPNNACWSHDNRAAGLRIPASSAVARRVENRLPGADANPYLAIAASLAAGLHGIEHELEPSAPIQGEFEVPDNLSLPCTMHAALERLKRSQLAKELFGKEFIEGYIASKTMELTSFFDEITPWERRVLAAQA is encoded by the coding sequence ATGACCGCCGAGGGTTTCCTCGAAGGGCGGCGTTTGCAGATGGCTCGGGGGGTGCTGCTCCAATGCATCATGGGGGGCTATCCCGCTGCGCGGTTCTACGGCAGCGATGATGGCGACCTGGCGCTGGTGGCCGACCCTGCGCAAATCCATCCTCTGCCGTGGAGTCAGGAGCCGCGCGCGCTGGCCATCTGTGATGCCGACGAGCTGACCGGCGAAAGCTCCAACCTGTCGACCCGTGGCCAGCTCAAGAAAGTCATTGCCCGCTACGCAGCCCTCGGCCTGGCGCCGGTGGTGGCGACCGAACTCGAATTCTTTGTGTTCGCTGCGAACACCGATCCGACTCAACCGTTCCAGCCGCCAATCGGTCTCGACGGTCGTCGCGAGGACGGTCACTCGGCGTTCAGCGTCAGCTCCAACAACGGTCTGCGCCCGTTCTTCAGTGAAGTCTATAAATGCATGGCGGCCCTGGGCCTGCCGCGCGATACCTTCATGCACGAAATGGGCGTCAGCCAGTTCGAGATCAACCTGTTGCACGGTGATCCGCTGTTGCTGGCCGACCAGACCTTCCTGTTCAAGCACCTGCTCAAGGAAGTCGCGCTCAAGCATGGCCTGACCGTGGTCTGCATGGCCAAGCCGCTGGCGCAAACGCCCGGCAGTTCGATGCACATTCACCAGAGCATCGTCGAGATCGGCAGCGGCAAGAATGTGTTCAGCGATGAGAACGGTCAGCCGACCGCGATGTTCCGCCACTTCATCGGCGGGCAGCAGGCGGGCATGGCCGATTTCACCGCGCTGTTTGCACCGAACGTCAATTCCTATCAGCGCCTGTGTCATCCGTTTGCGTCGCCGAACAATGCTTGCTGGTCTCACGACAACCGCGCAGCGGGCCTACGGATTCCGGCCAGTTCGGCGGTCGCCCGTCGGGTCGAAAACCGTTTGCCGGGCGCCGATGCCAACCCTTATCTGGCGATTGCCGCGAGTCTGGCGGCCGGTCTGCATGGCATCGAGCATGAACTGGAACCGAGCGCGCCGATCCAGGGTGAGTTCGAAGTGCCGGACAATCTTTCGCTGCCGTGCACGATGCACGCTGCGCTCGAACGTCTGAAACGCAGCCAGTTGGCCAAGGAACTGTTCGGCAAGGAGTTCATCGAAGGCTACATCGCTTCGAAAACCATGGAGTTGACCAGTTTCTTTGATGAAATCACTCCCTGGGAACGGCGTGTTCTAGCTGCCCAGGCCTGA
- the flgC gene encoding flagellar basal body rod protein FlgC, which yields MSLSSVFNIAGSGMSAQTTRLNTVASNIANAETVSSSIDQTYRARHPVFATMFQGGQSGGSNSLFQNQDAAGQGVQVLGVVEDQSNLEARYEPNHPAADAKGYVYYPNVNVVEEMADMISASRSFQTNAEMMNTAKTMMQKVLTLGQ from the coding sequence ATGTCCCTGTCCAGCGTTTTCAACATTGCCGGCAGCGGCATGAGCGCCCAGACCACGCGTTTGAACACCGTGGCTTCGAACATCGCCAACGCCGAAACCGTCTCGTCGAGCATCGACCAGACCTATCGCGCCCGTCACCCGGTGTTCGCCACCATGTTTCAGGGCGGCCAGAGCGGCGGCAGCAATTCGCTGTTCCAGAACCAGGACGCCGCAGGCCAGGGCGTGCAGGTACTCGGCGTGGTCGAAGACCAGAGCAACCTCGAAGCGCGCTACGAGCCGAATCATCCGGCCGCCGACGCCAAGGGCTACGTCTACTACCCGAACGTCAACGTGGTGGAAGAAATGGCCGACATGATTTCCGCGAGCCGGTCCTTCCAGACCAACGCCGAAATGATGAACACCGCCAAAACCATGATGCAGAAGGTACTGACCCTCGGTCAGTAA
- a CDS encoding flagella synthesis protein FlgN — MHDTTLLQLITDDFAPAQQLLELLQSESLALHGRDMPLLEEILARKQALIILLEQHGRKRSEILASLNLSLDRKGLEQLASQSSIGDQLLSQSDVLTDLIAQCQAANVKNGQSIVIQQAATANQLKILTGGEPPALYDASGTFSKLQKPRALSQA; from the coding sequence ATGCACGACACTACTTTATTGCAACTGATCACCGACGACTTTGCTCCAGCTCAACAATTGCTGGAGTTACTGCAATCCGAGTCCCTCGCCTTGCATGGTCGCGACATGCCACTGCTGGAAGAAATTCTGGCGCGCAAACAGGCATTGATCATTCTGCTCGAGCAGCATGGCCGCAAGCGCAGCGAAATCCTCGCCAGCCTCAATCTGTCGCTCGACCGTAAAGGTCTGGAGCAACTCGCCAGCCAGTCGAGCATCGGCGATCAGTTGCTGAGTCAGAGCGACGTTCTGACCGATCTGATCGCCCAGTGCCAGGCGGCCAACGTCAAGAATGGCCAGTCGATCGTGATACAGCAGGCCGCCACGGCCAACCAGCTGAAAATCCTTACCGGCGGCGAGCCTCCCGCGCTCTATGACGCCAGTGGCACCTTCTCCAAACTGCAGAAACCGCGCGCGCTCAGCCAGGCGTGA
- a CDS encoding chemotaxis protein CheV, producing the protein MAGVMDSVNQRTQLVGQNRLELLLFRLDGQQLYGINVFKVREVLQCPQLTLMPKSSPVVCGVANIRGATIPILDLAMATGSGALKDKNSPFVIITEYNTKTQGFLVRSVERIVNMNWEEIHPPPKGTGRDHYLTAVTRVDNQLVEIIDVEKVLAEVAPTPEAISVGVVDVETQSKALSLRVLTVDDSSVARKQVTRCLQTVGVEVVALNDGKQALDYLRKLVDEGKKPEEEFLMMISDIEMPEMDGYTLTAEIRSDPRMQKLHIILHTSLSGVFNQAMVKKVGADDFLAKFRPDDLASRVVDRIKAADIS; encoded by the coding sequence ATGGCTGGTGTAATGGATTCGGTGAACCAGCGCACGCAACTGGTGGGGCAGAATCGCCTGGAGCTGTTGTTGTTCCGTCTCGACGGTCAACAGCTCTACGGGATCAACGTGTTCAAGGTTCGGGAAGTGCTGCAGTGCCCGCAACTGACGCTGATGCCCAAGTCCAGTCCTGTCGTGTGCGGGGTGGCGAATATCCGGGGGGCGACCATTCCGATCCTTGATCTGGCAATGGCGACCGGCTCCGGGGCGTTGAAAGACAAGAACAGTCCGTTCGTGATCATCACGGAATACAACACCAAGACCCAGGGTTTCCTGGTGCGCTCGGTGGAACGTATCGTCAACATGAACTGGGAAGAGATCCATCCGCCACCCAAGGGGACCGGTCGCGATCATTACCTGACCGCTGTGACTCGGGTGGACAATCAGTTAGTCGAAATCATCGACGTCGAGAAGGTGCTGGCGGAAGTCGCACCGACACCGGAAGCGATTTCGGTCGGCGTGGTGGATGTCGAGACCCAGAGCAAGGCATTGTCGTTGCGGGTGCTGACGGTCGATGACTCGTCGGTGGCGCGCAAGCAGGTGACACGTTGCCTGCAGACGGTCGGTGTCGAAGTGGTGGCGCTGAACGACGGCAAACAGGCGCTGGATTACCTGCGCAAGCTGGTCGATGAGGGCAAGAAGCCGGAAGAAGAGTTCCTGATGATGATCTCCGACATCGAAATGCCGGAGATGGACGGGTACACCCTGACGGCCGAAATCCGCAGCGACCCTCGCATGCAAAAGCTTCATATCATCCTGCATACTTCGTTGTCGGGTGTGTTCAACCAGGCGATGGTCAAGAAGGTCGGTGCCGATGACTTCCTGGCCAAATTCCGTCCTGATGACCTGGCATCCCGGGTAGTCGACCGGATCAAAGCAGCAGATATCAGCTAG